From a region of the Tenggerimyces flavus genome:
- a CDS encoding MFS transporter, whose product MRLASFHRLWLANGISLFGDQVSLIALPLVAVVTLQASPAEVGLLTAVAGVPLLLFGLPTGAWVDRTRRRRLLIAADLTRAATLAVIPIAFATGTISLEILLGVAFVVASMSVVFNIAISAVLPSLVPAERLVAANARLTQTRAVMQLAGPGLGGLVVQVVTAPFALLVDAVSYVGSALLLRRLPDAPIAGRDRSIRAGLALVWREPLLRASALSAGTYSFFNAAILALQVLYLTRQLHLTPAQLGLVLAAAGPGGLLGAALAVRVSGRLGLGPTMIAGLAIAGLGNLALPLAPIAVILAATFVNGAAQPLYNISQSSLRQMLVPSSLQGRVTATMTVIAGGAVPLGALVGGQAAELVGVRPTLFVAAIGTVASCLWAWGSPIRRLRNGVE is encoded by the coding sequence GTGCGGCTCGCGAGCTTCCACCGACTCTGGCTGGCGAACGGCATCTCGCTGTTCGGCGACCAGGTGTCGCTGATCGCTCTCCCGCTCGTCGCGGTCGTGACCTTGCAAGCCAGCCCGGCCGAGGTGGGTCTCCTCACCGCCGTCGCCGGCGTGCCCTTGCTTCTCTTCGGCCTCCCGACCGGAGCGTGGGTCGACCGCACCCGCCGCCGGCGCCTCCTGATCGCCGCCGACCTCACCCGCGCCGCCACCCTCGCGGTGATCCCGATCGCCTTCGCCACCGGCACGATCAGCCTCGAGATCCTGCTCGGCGTCGCGTTCGTCGTGGCCTCGATGTCGGTGGTCTTCAACATCGCGATCTCGGCCGTCCTCCCGAGTCTGGTGCCGGCAGAGCGCCTCGTCGCCGCCAACGCACGTCTCACACAGACCCGAGCGGTCATGCAGCTCGCTGGCCCAGGCCTTGGTGGGCTGGTGGTCCAAGTGGTGACCGCGCCGTTCGCGTTGCTGGTCGACGCGGTCTCGTACGTCGGCTCCGCACTGCTCCTCCGCCGGCTCCCTGACGCCCCGATCGCGGGGCGCGATCGCTCCATCCGCGCCGGCCTCGCGCTGGTCTGGCGGGAACCACTGCTGCGGGCCAGCGCGCTGAGCGCGGGAACGTACTCGTTCTTCAACGCAGCGATCCTCGCCCTGCAGGTGCTCTACCTGACCCGCCAGCTCCACCTGACGCCCGCACAGCTCGGGCTGGTCCTCGCCGCCGCGGGGCCGGGCGGCCTCCTCGGCGCGGCTCTCGCGGTCCGGGTGAGCGGCCGGCTCGGGCTCGGACCAACGATGATCGCCGGCCTCGCGATTGCCGGGCTGGGCAACCTGGCACTGCCGCTGGCGCCGATCGCGGTCATCCTCGCCGCGACTTTCGTCAATGGGGCAGCGCAACCGCTCTACAACATCAGCCAGTCCAGCCTGCGGCAGATGCTCGTTCCGTCAAGCCTGCAAGGGCGTGTCACCGCCACGATGACGGTCATCGCTGGGGGAGCGGTGCCACTCGGAGCGCTCGTCGGTGGGCAGGCTGCCGAGCTCGTGGGCGTTCGACCCACGCTGTTCGTCGCCGCCATCGGCACGGTTGCCAGCTGCCTCTGGGCATGGGGCTCACCGATCCGGCGACTACGGAACGGGGTGGAGTGA
- a CDS encoding MFS transporter, with protein MTTEAGLDVAKLQRRTIVTLVIAQAFGGAGVSVGISVATLLAERILGSSDLAGVPQTAQVLGSAVVAFLLARIMTTRGRRPGLALGFALGAVGAVVCVLSGFLSSFVLLLLGATLFGSATAANNQSRYAATDLAAPNKRATALSLVVWASTVGAVLGPNLLGPADRLTMSMGAPEFVGPFVLGAIGATLAAIVFLVRLRPDPLLVARQVASVDPRIRPNSSIRHVYRVVASRPRATVAVLAIALAHTVMVSVMVMTPLHLHHGGAGLEVIGFVISVHIVGMFAFAPLMGIAADRLGRLPLIGLGSAILLASVVLSGLAPAGPSVGLTVGLFLLGLGWSCCMVASSALLTDSVPLEDRPTVQGASDLAVGCAAAFGAAGAGLIVGTWGYATLNVAAGFLAAATGLLLLFARRSSDPSRS; from the coding sequence GTGACCACTGAGGCCGGGTTGGACGTCGCCAAACTGCAGCGCCGAACGATCGTCACCCTGGTCATCGCCCAGGCGTTCGGCGGCGCCGGAGTGTCGGTGGGCATCTCGGTTGCGACACTGCTGGCCGAACGGATCCTCGGCTCCTCCGACCTCGCCGGCGTCCCCCAGACCGCGCAGGTGCTGGGCTCGGCGGTGGTCGCCTTCCTGCTCGCGCGCATCATGACCACCCGCGGCCGGCGGCCGGGGCTCGCGCTCGGGTTCGCGCTCGGCGCGGTGGGCGCGGTCGTGTGCGTGCTGTCCGGGTTCCTGTCGTCGTTCGTCCTGCTGCTGCTCGGCGCGACGCTGTTCGGGTCGGCGACCGCCGCGAACAACCAGTCGCGGTACGCCGCGACCGACCTCGCGGCCCCGAACAAACGGGCCACCGCGCTGTCGCTGGTCGTCTGGGCGTCGACGGTCGGTGCCGTCCTCGGGCCGAACCTGCTCGGGCCGGCGGACCGCCTCACGATGAGCATGGGCGCGCCGGAGTTCGTCGGCCCCTTCGTACTCGGGGCCATCGGGGCGACGCTGGCGGCGATCGTGTTCCTCGTACGGCTGCGTCCGGACCCGCTCCTGGTGGCGCGGCAGGTGGCGTCGGTCGATCCGCGGATCCGCCCGAACTCATCGATCCGGCACGTCTATCGCGTCGTCGCGTCCCGGCCGCGGGCAACCGTGGCGGTGCTGGCGATCGCGCTCGCCCACACCGTGATGGTGTCGGTCATGGTGATGACGCCGCTGCACCTCCACCACGGCGGCGCGGGGCTCGAGGTGATCGGGTTCGTGATCAGCGTGCACATCGTGGGGATGTTCGCGTTCGCGCCGCTGATGGGCATCGCCGCGGACCGGCTGGGACGCCTGCCACTGATCGGCCTCGGCTCGGCAATCCTGCTGGCGTCGGTGGTGCTCTCGGGTCTGGCGCCGGCAGGCCCGTCGGTCGGCCTCACGGTCGGCCTGTTCCTGCTGGGCCTGGGCTGGTCGTGCTGCATGGTCGCCTCCTCCGCGCTGCTGACCGACTCGGTGCCGTTGGAGGATCGGCCAACCGTGCAAGGAGCTTCGGACCTCGCGGTGGGCTGCGCCGCGGCCTTCGGCGCGGCGGGCGCCGGCCTGATCGTCGGAACCTGGGGCTACGCGACCTTGAACGTGGCGGCCGGATTCCTCGCCGCCGCCACCGGCCTGCTGCTGCTCTTCGCGCGGCGCTCTAGCGATCCATCGCGTAGTTGA
- a CDS encoding DUF4446 family protein, protein MSGVPVMVLAFGGLAIGLAGLVVGAIALGQVRRLRQAEISHAQYDARALQRLHAGLDDLRLGLSEALRHVAVVRYDAFGDQAGTTSWSMALLDDAGDGVVVTTINGRESGRAYAKNVRGGASDVPLSPEEKEALNYAMDR, encoded by the coding sequence ATGTCCGGAGTGCCGGTCATGGTTCTCGCGTTCGGCGGACTGGCCATAGGGCTGGCCGGTCTGGTCGTCGGCGCCATCGCGCTGGGGCAGGTCAGAAGGCTGCGCCAGGCGGAGATCTCGCATGCTCAGTACGACGCGCGGGCCTTGCAGCGGCTGCATGCGGGGCTGGACGATCTGCGGCTGGGGCTGTCGGAGGCGCTGCGCCACGTCGCTGTCGTGCGGTACGACGCGTTCGGCGACCAAGCGGGCACCACGTCGTGGTCGATGGCCCTGCTCGACGACGCCGGGGATGGCGTGGTCGTGACGACGATCAACGGGCGGGAGTCGGGGCGGGCCTACGCGAAGAACGTGCGGGGTGGGGCGAGTGACGTTCCGCTCTCTCCGGAGGAGAAGGAAGCGCTCAACTACGCGATGGATCGCTAG